AAATTGGGCCAGACCAACAGGGTCGTCAGTCCGGAAAATCGAGCGGCGACGGCCAGGAGACCCAGGAGGGCGAAGGCGATCCAGCCGGGCTGGAAACCGTCCTTTTTCCCCGCCGGGGCTTGCACCGGGAGGTCCCTTTGGCGAAAGGCCCAAAGCCAGGGGAGCAGAACCCCCAGGAGGAGTATCCCGATCTTCCAGCCGATGGAAAGGGGGACATAGGACAGCAAGCCATTGGCCATCCACAGGACCAGAAAGAGCGGGAAAGAATGTTTCATGGAGCCACCCCCTTCAAACGCGCCAGGTCCAGGGCGGCATGGGTGAGGTCGAGCGGGGCCCGATGGGCCGCCGCATAATCCCGCAGGGCGGATCGGGAGTCCCCGGCGAGTTCCTCATAGACCCCCCTGCGCCAGAGCAGGTTGGCCGCGGGGAAGGCTTCCGTCATCGCCCGGTCCAGGGCCTCCCGGGCGGAACGCGGGTCCCGGAAGCCCGAGGAACGGAAGACCAGGTCCGCGGATTTCTCCGCATAGACCGCCCTGAGGAAGGGATCCTCTTCGAAAGCGGAACGGACTTCCAGCAACGCGCGCAGTTGATAGGGCGGGTCCCATTGGGGATGGGGAGAGTCGGCTTGGGATGCTTCCATCCACCGTTGGAGCGCAGGCCGGTCCCTTTCTTCCACGGGAAAGACCCAAAGCATCGATCCGCCGTCGGGCCGGTCGAGGTCCTGCGACAAGGCATAGGCCTTCCCTTTGGGGAAACGCCGGAGGAGGAAAGGGCGGTAGTTGACGTTGGCCAGCACGGCGGCCCAGGAGGATTGGGCCGGGTCCAACCTGGGATTTTCCAGGGCGTTGAAAGGGCGATCCAGGACTTCCAGGCTCACATCGCAAAGGCCGGGCATGAAGCGGGTGAAGACCAGTCCGGGACCTTTTTGCGCCGCCAGGGCCGTAAGTCTTTCAAAGGCCCGGGACCTCTCGGGCGACCGGGAATAGGCTTTCCAGCCTTCGGGCCTTCGGCAGAACCCTCCATAGGCTGTTTGAAGATGGTATTGATCCAGGGCGGCGAAGGCCAAAGCGGAAAGGATGAGGGCCGCGAGCGCGCGTTTTTCGGGGAAAGAAGTGAGCCATCGTTCCCAACCCAGGGCGCCGAGCAGACCCAAGGGCGCCAGGACCGGCAGCACCCGGAAAGGCTCCAGGCTGTCCGTCGCCATCCCAGGAAGAAGGAAAAGGACCAAGGCGCAAAGGGTCCAAAGGCCCAGGGAATCCTTCCGCGTCCGGAGCGTTCCGATCCCCAGCAGGACAAAGGAGGATAGGACCGGGTCCAGGAACCCGCCCCAGACCGGACGGTAGGGACCTTGGGCCGGGTCCGTTCCCCAGAACAGGGTGGTCAGATAGGAAAGGGGAATGGAAAGGTCCGGGTGCGGCGAATGCCAGGCCCCCGCTTGGGTGTAGGTCCGCCAGGCCTCCATCCAACCCGCCAGGAGCAAAGGCAGGAACAGGACCAAGGCGCCGCCGAGGAACCACAGGGCGGGTCCCAGGTCCCGGCGTTTTGGGGCCGACCAGATCACGAAAAGCGTGCAGGCGCCCAAGAAACCAATGGGCCCGCAGGAAATGAAGATATAAAGCCCGGAAACGGTGGCCATTCCCATCCCGAAAGCCGCCCATCCGGACAGTGCGCCTTTCCTTATATAAAGGCCCAAAAGTCCGAAGTAGGCGCATTCCCAAAGCGATACTGAAACCATTTGGTCGGCGAACCTCCCGATGAAAAGAGGCCAAAATCCAAAGGACAGGAAAAGGCAAGCCAAGAAAGAGAGGAAAGGTGGAAAGAATTGTCGGGCCGCCCAATAGCCGATCCCGACCGTCAAGGCGGACAGGAAGGCCGGATAGGCCCAGAGGGAGAAAAGCGACGGGCCGGCCGTCCGGAAAAGAAGGTCCAATCCCCAAAGGTGGGTGGTGGGGAAGTTCGAATCCAGGAAGAGCGGCCAGACCGCGGCCTCATGGAACTTAAGGGCCATCCATCCCCAAAGGGCGTCATCGTAACAGGGCCACACCGAGAGGGAATCCAAACGAAAAAAACGGAAAGCCAGCCCCAAGATCAAGACGACCATGACGGCCCATCCGGGAATATGGAAAGGGCCAGGCCCGGGCGCCGGGATGGGCCTTCGCCCATCCCAAAGGCAGGTGAGCCCCAGGCCCGAAAGGCCGACGATCCAGTGCCAGGGACCCAGGCCGGACCCGAAGGACAAGAGGGAATTGAAAAAGAGGAAGGACAGGAATGGCCCATGCAGGGAAAAGGGTTTGTTGGAGGAGGGCGCGGGTGCCATCGGGGCATTCTAGCCTATAAAGGACGGACCCAGCCTCATTCCCCCGAGGGCTCCAACAACAGGGCGGCCCCCGTCATGGCGGGGGCCGTGTGGACCGCCCGTCGGAAGTCCCTTTGGGCCGCGGCTCGGCGGCCCAAAAGGGACTCCAGGGCGCCCCGCCGGTAATAAAGGTGCGCCGCGGGGATCCCTTGGGTGATGGCCCGCTGCAGGTCGTCCAGGGAGGCGATCAGATCTTCCTTCGGCAAGGCGCCCGGCACTAGGGCCCCATTGACGGGTTCGGCCAGGGCCCTTCCGGCGCCTTGGGCCTGGGAAGCACCGAGGGCCGCTTCGAAACGCAGGCGCGAGGATTTTTCCCAATAGAAAGCACGCAGGAAAGGATCCCCCTGGAAGACGGGCGCCAGGGCCATCCAAGCCCCTTGCAAGCGGTCAGGGTCCTCCCCCGGCCGCTTTTCCATTTCCATGCGGTTCCAGGACCGGAGGCTTCGTGAAGCCTGGATCCAAGGGTCGAAGGAACTGGCCCCTCCCGGGGGCAGGTCCCAGATCCAGACCATCAGGCCACCCTCGGCAGGCCGGGTTCCCTTATCCAGCCAGACCGCCCGACCTCCTGGGAAACGGGAGTCGAGCCATGGTTTGTAGTTGGGATTGGTCAACAAGGCGGCCCAATGGGCCTGGCCGGGCGATGATCGGGGATCTTCCAACAGGTTGAGATCGTAAACGCACGCAGGAAAATAAGAAAGGCGGGGCCCCCCCAAAAAGAAACCGTCGAAGATCAACCCGGGCCCATCCTTCGCCGCTTTATCCCGCAAGAGCTCCGCGGCCCTCGCGAATTCAGCGGGTCTTTGGGTCGGAAAGGCGTTACGCAGGGCTTGTCCCGAAGCCGATAGGCATCGCAGGTCCATCCCGAAAGAGAGCGATCCCACCAGGACCGCGATCCACCCGATCCTGCCACCACTCACCCCACGGGGCAGGGACACAATGCCCATGGCGCAGAGATAGGCCGCCAAGGGCATCCAGGGGATCAAACGCAAGCCGTTGATGGGCCGGGTAAAAGCCAGGGGCAGGAGGGCGAGAGCGGCAACCACCGCCAAAAAAATGGAAAAAAGGCGCGGTTGGACCTTCCATGCCGCCGCCGCACCCAGGAAGAACAGCGCCCCGCCGATAGGGTTCAAATAACCGCCCAAGGCCGATCCATAGGTGAATCCACCGACCGGATCTCCTCCGAAGATGATACGAAGATAGGACGCGGCCCCCTGGAAGAAGATGGTTCCGGGGTCCGTTCCTTGGGCCCATAAGCCGTGGAAATAAGAGCCGAAATGTTCCCGCCAGGCCACCGGAACCACCGGGAACAATGGGACCAGGGTCCAAAACGCCAATTGGATGTTCTTCCATACGCGGGTCTTTTCTTTTCGGGCGGGTTCCCAAAGGACCGAAGCGAGAAAAAGGGGACCGGCGAAAAGGGGCCACGCGAAATAAGTGTAAAAACCCGATCCGAGGACCAACCCCAGGCCCGCCCTCCAAAGCCCGCTCCGCGGGGGAGTGGATCCAAGGAACCTCGCCAGGACCCAGAGGGCGAGCCATTCCCAAAAATATCCCAAGGCGGCTTGATGGGAAAACCGGCCCAGATAAAGGGGCCAAAAGCCGATGCTGGTGAAAAAGAAGAGGGCCAGGGAAAGGGACCTGGAAAAAAAGGAACGGGCGGCGGCATAGGCCAGGAGCGACGCCCCCCAGCTAAGAAGGGCGGGCACCAGCCAAAGGCTGCATAAGGAGGGGGAGATCTTGAAGGCCAAGGCCAGAAGCCAGATATAAAAGGGCGGGAGCTGAGAAGTGAAGAAAAAGGGATGCCAGCCCCAATGACGGGTCAGACCCAAGGCGTAAAAGGCGTTCAATCCCTCGTCCAAAAGAGGGAATCCGATGTAGGTTTCCAGGTGCCACAGCCTCAGGCCAAGGCCCGAAAGGAGCAGGAAGGCCCAGATCCATCGGGCGACCGGCGCGGGAATATCTCCGGCCGGCGATGGTTTTTCCATGCGGAAGATAAGGATAAGACCCGCCCCCAAGAGCAGGGCGGCCGGGAGGATGCCTAGGGGACCCGCCGGGCCGAAGACCCGCCAGGCGTTCCCCAAGGTGATGGCAAGGAAGGGGACCAAGGGCCGGTGGGTCTTGAGGAAGGATTGGGCGGGGAACATGGCCCAATTTTATTGGAGGAGGCTGGAGACTTCCTTATGATTCCCCAAGGAGGCGCCATGTTCCACGTTGTTCTCATCGAACCTGAAATACCCTGGAATACGGGGAACATCGGCCGCACCTGCCTGGGGGCAGGGGCGAAGCTGCACCTGGTGGGCCGGTTGGGCTTCCGCCTGGACGACCAGCAGGTCCAAAGGGCGGGACTCGATTACTGGGAGAAGGTGGACCCGGTCCATCACGGGACCTGGGAGAAGTTCCTGGGAAGCGTCCCCCGGGACGCGGCCCTCTTCTTCCTTTCCACCAAGGGGCCCAAGGCCTATTGGGATGCGGCCTTTCCCGACGAGGCCTATCTCATCTTCGGCAAGGAGACGGCGGGTTTTCCCGCCCATTTCTACGACCTCTATCAGGAAAGGCTCTACCGCATCCCCCAACAAGAGGAAGGCATCCGCAGCCTGAACCTCTCCACGGCGGTGGGCATCGTGCTCTTCGAGGCCTTGCGCCAAAACCAAAAGGCATAGCGACCCTATTCACCGCCAAGACGCCAAGCTCGCCAAGAAAGGCTTGAAGAACCTGGTTGGAGATCTTGGCAGGATGACGACTTTCGCTGTTCTTGGCGGACTTGGCGCCTTGGCGGTTCAAAATTCCGTTACTCCTTGATTCCAGATCCTTTCAGCATTCATCATGCCCTCCTTATGGGTCGTTCCTTTCATTGGCCGCCATTCCTGGCCCTTGTGGCCTTCCTGGGAGGCTGTTCCGTGACCTCATCCGAGCATTTCGAACACACCAACCGTCTCATCCACGAGAAGAGCCCTTACCTGCTCCAACATGCCCACAACCCGGTGGACTGGTACCCTTTCGGCGAGGAGGCCTTCGCCAAGGCCAAGAAGGAGGACAAGCCCATCCTGCTCTCCATCGGCTATTCCACCTGCCACTGGTGCCACGTGATGGAACGCGAGAGCTTCGAGGATGAGGCCACGGCCAAGCTCCTGAACGACGACTTCGTCTGCATCAAGGTGGACCGCGAGGAACGGCCCGACGTGGACCAGATCTACATGAACGCGGTCATGGCCCTGACCGGCCAGGGCGGGTGGCCCCTGAACGTGTTCCTGACCCCCGACCTCAAGCCCTTCTACGGCGGCACCTATTTCGCGCCCGACGCCCGCTACGGCCGCCCGGGGTTCCCCCAGGTGCTCAGGGACCTGGCCCGGGTTTGGAAGACCCAGCGCGCCGAGGTGGAGAAGGCGGGCACCCAGTTGGCCCAGGTCGTTGGCCGGGCCGGGACGGGGGCCGAAGGCGGTCCGGTCAAGCCCGGGGTCACGGACCAGGTGTTGGCCGAACTGGAACGTGGCTTCGACGCCCGCGACGGCGGGTTCCGGGGAGCGCCCAAGTTCCCTCCTTCCCTCCAGCTCCAATTCCTGCTCCGGGTCCATTCGGCCACGGGGAACGTGAAGGCGCTCGCCATGGTGGAGAAAACCCTCGACAAGATGGCCCAAGGAGGGATCTACGACCAGGTGGGTGGGGGATTTTCACGCTACTCGACCGACGGGATCTGGCTGGTGCCGCATTTCGAGAAGATGCTCTACGACAACGCGCTCCTCGCCCGGACCTATCTGGAAGCCTACCAGGTGACGGGGAAGGAGGAATATGCGCGCATCGCCCGCGAGACCTTCACCTATTTGAAGCGCGACATGACAAGCCCCGAAGGCGCCTTCTATAGCGCCGAGGACGCGGATAGCGAAGGAGAAGAGGGGAAGTTCTATGTTTGGACCCCGGAGGAATTGAAGAAGTTGTTGGGGGAGAAGGACGGGACCGACTTCTGTTCCCTTTACGGCGCCACCGAAGGCGGCAATTTCGAGGGCCGCACGATCCTCCACCTGAGGAAGGACCTGCCGGAAGCCCTCCGGGACATCGGACGGGACCCGGCCTGGTGGGAAAGGACCCGGGATAAGGTGCTCCAGGCGAGGGGTCTTCGCCCCAGGCCGCACCTGGACGATAAGGTGCTGACGGCCTGGAACGCGCTGATGATCTCATCCCTTTCCCTGGGTTACCGGGCCTTGGGTGATCCCGAATATCTCCGCCTGGCGGAGAAAGCGTCGGATTTCCTCTATCGGGACCTGTTCCACCAGGGGCGCCTGTTGGCTTCCTACAGGCAAGGTCCCTCCAATATCCAAGCCTACATCGACGACTATGCTTTCCTCCAAGAGGCCCAACTGGACCTTTATGAGAGCACTTTCGACCTCAAATACCTCCAACGGGCGTTGGACCTGCAGAAGGACATGGACCGGCTTTTCTGGGACGAAAAGGCCCAGGGGTACTTCTTCACCGGCTCCGATCAGAAGGATGCGGCACGCCTTTTGGCCCGAACGAAGGAAGCCTACGACGGGGTGATCCCCTCGGGCAATTCGGTGGCGGTCCTGAACGGCTACCGCCTGGCGGAATTCACGGGTGACAAATCCCACCGGGACCGCTCGGACGCGATCCTTTCCGCTTTCTCCGGTTACCTGGAAAGGGGCGGCTCCAACTTCTGCAAGATGCTCCAGGCCTTCCAATTCGACCATGACGGTCCCGCCGAGGTGTTCGTGGTGGGCCCGGACCGGGAACCTGCCTTGAAGGTCCTTTGGAAAGCTTTCCTGCCGAGCAAGGTCCTGGTCGCCTGCGAGGACGCCCAGGTGAAGGGAATGGTCCGTCTTGTTCCCTGGGCGGAAGGCCGATCCAGCCAAGGCGGCCGGACGGCCATTTATGTCTGCCGGAACTACCAATGCCAGCTGCCGGTGGCCGATCCGAAGAAGGCGCTCGAACTCCTGAAGAAAAAATGAAGCCCCGCCCCGCAGGCGGGAAAGCTCCGGTTATCATGGTGCCCGCTTGGGCCCCGGGGGGCCTGGAACACCGCTCAAGGAGCTTGGGATGAAACGGATGCCATGGCTGGTCTTGATGTTCTTGGCGGCCTTCAAGGCCGTTTGGGGGGAGGACGCGGCGCCCGCCGCCACGCCTCCGGTGGACAGTTGGAAAAAACAAGTGGTGGCCAGCCTCAACCTGAACCAGGGCGCTTTCAGCGACTGGCAGCAAGGCGGCACCAACTTCATTTCTTGGCAGGCGGCCTTCAACGCCAGGCTGGAGAACGACAACGCCGCCTCCAACTGGCTCAATACCCTTAAATTGGAATATGGCCTCACCTACATCGACGGGCAGGGCACCCGGAAATCGGCGGATAACCTCGACCTGGAGAGCGTCTTCGCCTGGAAGACCTGGCCCCAGGTGAATCCCTTCGTGTCCTTCTCGGCCAAGAGCCAGTTCGACGCGGGCTTCGACTACAGCCAGGACCCCGCCGTGCAGACCTCGGCCTTCCTGGACCCGGGTTATTTCACCGAGACCGCCGGATTGAAGTACGTTCCGGGTCCCGAGTTCAATACCCGCCTGGGACTGGCGGTCAAGGAGACGGTGGCCGACAAGTTCCAGGCCATCTACACGGTGGACCCGGACACGGGGAAGCTGCAAGGCGTGCTGACCGAGTTGGGCGCCGGCTGGGTGTCGGAGCTGAACCTGAAGTTCTCCGAGGATTCCAAGTTCGGGTCCAAGCTGGACCTCTTCTGGAACGGCAAGGGCCTGGACCGCACCGTGGCCGAGTGGGACAACCTGCTCTCCATCGGCCTCAACAAGGTCCTCAGCGTGAACATCGAGAACGACTACCGTTACGACCCCAAGGTCTACCTGGGCTGGCAGATCAAGGAGACCGTGGGATTGGGCTTCGCTTACAACCTTTTGTGACCCTGGAAGGAGGGCGTCATGGGCATGTGGAAGGAATTCAAGGAATTCGCGGTGAAGGGGAACATGGTGGACCTGGCGGTGGGTATCATCATCGGCGGGGCCTTCGGCAAGGTGGTCTCCTCGATCGTGTCGGACGTCCTGATGCCGCCCCTGGGCTATCTCATCGGGGGAATGAATTTCACGGACATCAAGATCCACCTGAAGGCCCCGTCCCTGGACCTGGCGGGAAAGGTCCAGGAAGTGACCATCAACATCGGTAATTTCATCCAGTCCTTGGTGGATTTCACCATCATCGCCTTCGCGGTGTTCTTGATGGTGAAGGCCATCAACCGCCTGCAACGCAAGGCCGCCGAGGCGCCGGCCGCCCCCCCGCCTCCCACCAAGGATCAAGAGCTCCTCACCGAGATCCGGGATCTATTGAAGAAAAAATAGAGGGACGCGATGCCCCACAAGACCCGCCCCCAGGCCCCAAGCCCCTTCGATCGGACCGTTCGAAGGGTCCTTCAAGAACTGCCGACCGACTTGAAGGGCGCCCTGGCGACCGTGGCCATTTCCGTCCAACGGCGCCCGACCCCGGCCCTTTTGAAAAGACTGGGCCTTCCCCCGGGCAGCATCCTTTACGGCGTCTTCGAGGGCTGGGACCTCAAGTCCCTTCCGGCGGGCGAACCCCGCTTAGGCGCGGACCGCGTCATCCTCTTCGAGGGATGCTTGCGCCGGGATTTTCCCGATCCGAAGGACCTGCGTCGGGAAGTGCGGGCCACCCTGATCCATGAATTGGGCCACTTCTTCGGTTTCACCGAGAAGGAACTGAAGGCCCGGGGTTGGGGATGACCCTGCGCACCGTCGATTTCTGCCTGGAAGGTCCCCGGGAGATCTGGGGGACCTTGACCCTGCCCGAAGGGGACCCGGCCAAACCCCCGGTCGTGATGAGCCATGGGTTCCTGGGCTTCAAGGACTGGTCCTTCTTCCCGTGGGTCGCCGGGTCCCTCGCCGCCGCCGGCTACCCGGTGGTGCGGTTCAACTTCTCCGGCTCGGGCATGGGTCCCCAGGCGGACGGGCCCTTCGAGGACCTGGCGGCCTTCGAGGCCGACACCATCACCCGCCAGGTGGAGGACCTCAAACGGGTCCTGGGCGCGGTGGTCTCGGGCGGTTTCGAGCCCGACCTTCCGGCGGTTCCCCGGGCCTTCCTTTGGGGCCATTCCCGGGGAGGGGGCGTGAGCCTGCTGGCCGCGGTGAACCGGCCCGAGGTCCTGGGGATCGCCACCTGGGCCACCCTTTCCCGGGTGAACCGTTACTTATATGAGATGAAGAAGACCTGGAAAGAGAAGGGCTATTACCCCTTCGAGAGCTCCCGCACGGGACAAGTCCTCAAAAGCGGGATCGCTTTTTTGGAGGACGCGGAGCATTGGGGCCGGGAGGGGGACATCCCCACTTATCTCCATCACCTCACCGCCCCGGTGCTCCTGGTGCACGGAAGCGAGGACGTGAGCGTGAAGCCCGACGAATCCGAAAGCCTGGCGGCGTTGCACCCCTCCGCCCAACTCGCCATCCTGGCGGGCGCGGACCATAAGTTCAACAGCGTCCATCCCTTCCCAGGGCCTTCCCCTGCGCTCGAGGCGGCCTTCCAGCGCACCCTGGCTTTTTTCGAGTCGGTCCGGGGCGGACGCCCATGAAGACCATCCATCCTTTCCGGCTCAAGGATTTTCCCGGGTTCTCCCGGAAGGACCTCACCCGCCTGGAAGCTTATTACCGCGCCCAGTTGGAAGGCCACGCGGCCCCTGAACGCCGGGTGGGATGGAACGGTCCCCACAGCCAGCAGGTCCGTTTCGAGGCCCTGGCCTTGGTGGGGGACCTGAGGGGGCGGACGATCCTGGACGTGGGTTGCGGCCTGGGGGCCTTCTGGGGTTACCTGAAAAAGAAACGGGTCCAAGCCGACTACACGGGCGTGGACCTTTTTCCCAACGTCATCGCCGAGGCCAGGCGGCACTATCCCGGCGCCCGGTTCGAGGCCCGGGTGCTGACGGCCCGGCCCTATCGGGCCCGATCCTTCGACTATGCCTTCCTCTCGGGCGTTTTCAACGTGAAGGTGAAGGACAACTGGGCCTACATGCGGTCGCTCCTCAAGTGCGTCCTGAAGCAAACGCGGAAGGCGGTGGCCTTCAATGTGCTCAACGCCGAGGCGGGGTTGAAGGAGAAGGACCGGTTCACGGTCCGTTCCGAGGACCTGGTGTCCTTCGGGAGGAAACTGGATGTGTCGAAGGTCGGGCTTCTGGACCACTATCATCCGATGGACCTGACCCTTTTTCTTTACCGGTAGGGCGCTCCCGGAAAAATCCCTAGAATCGACCCTGGCCTTCCCCTAGACTTGGCCCATGCCCTTCCAACCGCCCAAGCACATCGCGTCCTTCTCCCACGCGGCCACCGAGGTGCTGGCCTACCTGGGTTTCAGCGACCAAGTGACCACCTTGAAGG
This bacterium DNA region includes the following protein-coding sequences:
- the mscL gene encoding large-conductance mechanosensitive channel protein MscL; protein product: MGMWKEFKEFAVKGNMVDLAVGIIIGGAFGKVVSSIVSDVLMPPLGYLIGGMNFTDIKIHLKAPSLDLAGKVQEVTINIGNFIQSLVDFTIIAFAVFLMVKAINRLQRKAAEAPAAPPPPTKDQELLTEIRDLLKKK
- a CDS encoding alpha/beta hydrolase, whose product is MTLRTVDFCLEGPREIWGTLTLPEGDPAKPPVVMSHGFLGFKDWSFFPWVAGSLAAAGYPVVRFNFSGSGMGPQADGPFEDLAAFEADTITRQVEDLKRVLGAVVSGGFEPDLPAVPRAFLWGHSRGGGVSLLAAVNRPEVLGIATWATLSRVNRYLYEMKKTWKEKGYYPFESSRTGQVLKSGIAFLEDAEHWGREGDIPTYLHHLTAPVLLVHGSEDVSVKPDESESLAALHPSAQLAILAGADHKFNSVHPFPGPSPALEAAFQRTLAFFESVRGGRP
- a CDS encoding class I SAM-dependent methyltransferase, translated to MKTIHPFRLKDFPGFSRKDLTRLEAYYRAQLEGHAAPERRVGWNGPHSQQVRFEALALVGDLRGRTILDVGCGLGAFWGYLKKKRVQADYTGVDLFPNVIAEARRHYPGARFEARVLTARPYRARSFDYAFLSGVFNVKVKDNWAYMRSLLKCVLKQTRKAVAFNVLNAEAGLKEKDRFTVRSEDLVSFGRKLDVSKVGLLDHYHPMDLTLFLYR
- a CDS encoding tRNA (cytidine(34)-2'-O)-methyltransferase gives rise to the protein MFHVVLIEPEIPWNTGNIGRTCLGAGAKLHLVGRLGFRLDDQQVQRAGLDYWEKVDPVHHGTWEKFLGSVPRDAALFFLSTKGPKAYWDAAFPDEAYLIFGKETAGFPAHFYDLYQERLYRIPQQEEGIRSLNLSTAVGIVLFEALRQNQKA
- a CDS encoding metallopeptidase family protein; its protein translation is MPHKTRPQAPSPFDRTVRRVLQELPTDLKGALATVAISVQRRPTPALLKRLGLPPGSILYGVFEGWDLKSLPAGEPRLGADRVILFEGCLRRDFPDPKDLRREVRATLIHELGHFFGFTEKELKARGWG
- a CDS encoding thioredoxin domain-containing protein; this encodes MTSSEHFEHTNRLIHEKSPYLLQHAHNPVDWYPFGEEAFAKAKKEDKPILLSIGYSTCHWCHVMERESFEDEATAKLLNDDFVCIKVDREERPDVDQIYMNAVMALTGQGGWPLNVFLTPDLKPFYGGTYFAPDARYGRPGFPQVLRDLARVWKTQRAEVEKAGTQLAQVVGRAGTGAEGGPVKPGVTDQVLAELERGFDARDGGFRGAPKFPPSLQLQFLLRVHSATGNVKALAMVEKTLDKMAQGGIYDQVGGGFSRYSTDGIWLVPHFEKMLYDNALLARTYLEAYQVTGKEEYARIARETFTYLKRDMTSPEGAFYSAEDADSEGEEGKFYVWTPEELKKLLGEKDGTDFCSLYGATEGGNFEGRTILHLRKDLPEALRDIGRDPAWWERTRDKVLQARGLRPRPHLDDKVLTAWNALMISSLSLGYRALGDPEYLRLAEKASDFLYRDLFHQGRLLASYRQGPSNIQAYIDDYAFLQEAQLDLYESTFDLKYLQRALDLQKDMDRLFWDEKAQGYFFTGSDQKDAARLLARTKEAYDGVIPSGNSVAVLNGYRLAEFTGDKSHRDRSDAILSAFSGYLERGGSNFCKMLQAFQFDHDGPAEVFVVGPDREPALKVLWKAFLPSKVLVACEDAQVKGMVRLVPWAEGRSSQGGRTAIYVCRNYQCQLPVADPKKALELLKKK
- a CDS encoding DUF3078 domain-containing protein encodes the protein MKRMPWLVLMFLAAFKAVWGEDAAPAATPPVDSWKKQVVASLNLNQGAFSDWQQGGTNFISWQAAFNARLENDNAASNWLNTLKLEYGLTYIDGQGTRKSADNLDLESVFAWKTWPQVNPFVSFSAKSQFDAGFDYSQDPAVQTSAFLDPGYFTETAGLKYVPGPEFNTRLGLAVKETVADKFQAIYTVDPDTGKLQGVLTELGAGWVSELNLKFSEDSKFGSKLDLFWNGKGLDRTVAEWDNLLSIGLNKVLSVNIENDYRYDPKVYLGWQIKETVGLGFAYNLL